The genomic stretch TTAGCTCACATTCTGCTGTCCCAAGACCAAGTTAAATAAAATTGGTTGATAAAATATTATGAAGAAATAATTCTCGTTTGATAATATTAATTCACATTGTTTAGGGTCGCGTTGGACAATGATATTTAGTAGATAACTCTACTATAACCCATTGATTAATTTGCCACAAAGCATGGAAACAATGTCATGTCATATTAAGTTTCAacatttaatttgatatttaCTTCAATGAACTTTCATCTCAAGTAGATTCCAATATTTGAGGAACTACATTATTTCCTAGTTTGATACATTTGTTTTTCCGTGGAAGAACCATAACTTGAACCTTATTTTTGAAGTTATTTAGGACACGTTTCCCAAGATTTGAATATTTAGTTTAATTATCTTCATACATCCTACCTTTGGGGCATTCAATCACAGTTAGACTGTTTTATATATTCTATGCATTTTTCATGTGTATGAAACATTGATTCTGGATTGCTGCATTTCAACTTTTTATATTGATCTTAGAATATTTCATGCACAGGAGGAGGTAGGCATAGGGGAAGATGGATCTGAAGAGACTGTTTCACTCCTGGAACGTTACAGCTCTTTTGGGGAAATTTCCATTCTCTGCAACATTCCTCAGCCTTGCACAGTTCAAGTCCGTGAACTATGTAGGCTTCTGCGGATTGATAAACAATCTTTCACAAATATCCTacagatatatttttttgatgGAAGGACAATCTTGAGTAATCTTCTAGAGGTAGTTCAGCCATGGCTAAACCAATTTCTCTGCTTAGcttaaaattttgtccatgctagtacttctttattccttcTTCTAATCAATAATAGCTATTAATAGTGCACATGAGGTATTAAACAATCTAAGATTATATTTAAAATTCTTTCTAGGAAAATCCTATAATTTTCCCATGAAAGATTTTATTTGAATATTATATTGCATTTCACGATaacttttacataaaaaatggCAAGGGTgctgaaaatctgaaaatttctAACATTTTTGTCAACTAACAGGGAAAAGAATCCAATCTGCGGATAAAGCAATTGGAATCTGACATCACATTTTATATTGGAAGGCAAGAAGCTGAACTTGCTTTGAGGGTAAATAATGCTACTTATCATGGAGACTTATATCAGCTCAAGGGTTTAATCCATGCTGGAGCAGATCCAAGTAAAACAGATTATGATGGAAGATCACCTTTGGTAAGTAATTTACTAACAAATATTCTTGGTACGTTGTTAACTTAGCATGGtcgcttttttattttttattttattttatttttttaaagtacTTAAATTGGGTTTATTTAATCTTTTATCTTGGGACTGGATATGCTATATTATAGTCATTAGGAGTGGAGTGCATTAggataatttataataaaatctgTTGGTAGTACTTTTTATTATTAGTATAAGAAATCTTCAATTGCCTGATTAAAAGGAGCTTGTTTTTTTCAACAGCATCTTGCAGCTTCAAGAGGATATGAAGATATTACTTTTTTCCTCATTCAGAAAGGTGTGGATATCCAAACTCTAGGTAACTTCTTCGTTTCCACTGTTGTTCATGCTCTCaggttttcaaaaatttctttttgatCAGATAATGGATGTATTGGAAGTGATATCTTTGTAATGTATTTGATTAATTGATGTCAATTAGATAAGTTTGGAAACACACCCCTACTTGAAGCTCTCAAGAATGGGCATGATCGAGTGGCAGCTTTGCTTGTTAAAGAAGGGGCATCTTTAAATCTCGATGATGCTGGTGGTTTTCTTTGTAAGGCTGTCATAAGAGGGGATTCAGATTTCCTGAAAAGATTATTGTCCAATGGCATAGATCCAAACTCCAAAGATTATGATCACCGGACACCACTTCATGTAGCTGCAGCAGAGGGGTTATATTTGATGGCAAAAATACTGATAGAAGCTGGTGCAAGTGTTTTCTCGAAGGACAGGTACGAGTTATATATTTATCTTGATTGTCATAAAAGGGGTATTACATGTACTGATAGACATTGTTGTTGCCCTTAATTAACAGCTTGATCTTTTGGGATAAGCAGTTATAACATGGTATTAAAGCCAGGAGGTCGGTGTTCGACCCATGGAAATTGCAAGGAGTTTGTGTTGTGTATTGTTATTATTTGTACCCTCAGTGCCACATTATGGTGTTACATGCATAGCCGTGTGTGTGGTGGGGGGCTGCACGGGCAGGGGTGTTTATATACATTGTTGCCACCCTTAATAGCTTGAGCTTGTGGGATATGcggttttatatattttttttctgtccTGATTTTAGATTTTTGCTACCCGTTACACCTACTCTATTATTCACTCACCTGGATTGATAGAATGGACTTCGGTTCTGCATCCAGGATTCTGGATAATGTACTGAGAAATTTCAATCTCATGGTTACATCAAGATTCTAGAATCCTGAATTCAGCCCAGGGCTGTATTCATTCTAAAGCAGCCAATCATAAAGAATGGGTCCAAGCAAAAGATGCTATATGGCTAAGGTCAGATCAAATGTTAggcaagaaaacaaaaggatGGGATTAAGACTCTTGGATCCCTTCAATGACAATGCAACCATATCAACCCATGCATTGGAATGCGCCATGCTGCTGCTTCAGCCATGAAATTCAAAGGCCAATAGCTCTTAAAATTCCATTTGTGGTAGGGTTCATAGTGATGATGCCACAACCAAAATTCAAACAAATTTGAATATTGTCCACCTTGCTTGGGAAACAAACATTCCATCAGCTCTgaccaaatgggcaaagctTGACTTTGACTTGAGCTTGATTACTGTTCTGAAATTTAGGAAAACATTCTCAGAGTTTAGAGCCGAACTTCAAAAAGAACTTCCTACCACCAAAATTTCCCCAATTTCCACAAGAAAAACAGATGGAATGATGTGTAAGAAAGTCGAAGGAAGAACTGCTGTGATTCTGTCATCATGTCATCTCCTCTTCCACTTCTTTTGATTTCTGGAACCATTGGTATGCTGATCGGCATCACTGTAAAAACCTGAATAAAATTTTTCAAGCAAACATCCATCATTCTATAGTCCAGGGTAGAGCTCAGTTCCATTCCAGTATGTCCTCTTACTGAAAGTTTCTAATCGTGCAGTAATCATCTTGAGGATTACAAAAAAggttaaaaattgaaatcaaccTAGAAAGTCAAGGTACAGGTTTGAATCCGTATTTATTTTACTGGTGAAGTATGCCAACACAATGAATTTGTCCCTTTGCAGATGGCGAAATACACCTATTGATGAAGGTCGCATATGTGGCAACAAGAATTTGATCAAGCTTCTGGAAGACGCAAAACATGTTCAGTTGTCTGAGTACCCTGACCACTCACGGGAAATCCGAGGTATAATCAACACTATACTTCTGACTTTCATAGTGAAGAAACTTGAACATGATTGATACACCTTggttaactaaaaaaaaaaaaaacttgaacatGATTGACAAAATGGTCCATAAGCAGTAAAAAGAAAGATACGGATGAATTGGAAACTGACTATTATTCATTATAATTCTTCAATTTTCTATGATTCTTGTACAAGGCTGTTCATTTGTAATGGGATCTTCCTAGCTATGTTTGTTTTCCTGTATAATAGTGGCAAATATTAAGGTGAAATATATGTATGATCGGATTTCCAGAAAAAACAAGCTGGCCAATCCGGCACTAATGCGATGTGGTAGTAGGGACAGAGCTCAAATTCATCGGACATTATTGTCCGTGTTATCATGATTTATGGATTAATTTTCAAACGAGTCGACTTCTCCACATGGCAATGTATTGCTCTGAATTGGTCTAAAATGTCCCATAATCAGATTAGGCATTGTTTGGGCATTTGGGTCATTGGAAAACATGAGGAAccccatacatgttaggctagATGGTTGAGAGAGGTGACCAAATTTGACCCATGGGATCCAATGGTCAGAAGTCAAATCATGAGTCCACGTGGCAGTTATGTTGTATATGCCAGAAATCCTTCCGGATTTGCATGAGGAGGGAAACTTTCTCTAAGTATGTACTATCTGACATTcttattcatttttcttaatGGAAATCTAACATTCTTATTCATTATAGAATGTAAGttgttttccttattttcatGTCATCTTTGATAGACCAATACTATAACATCCCccttttcccttccttttttttttaatatcccCTGAAATGAGAGGTTGCCAATCTGTGTAAGTCGATAATATCCCATTTCAGTGAAAACATATTCAATATACTAGAGAAAAAATTGACCCCCAGTTTCCATGGAAAAATGACAACCCATAGGATTCTGCTTCAATTTCTATTACTTTGATGCcggttttcattttaatttttatcttgAATTTGTTTCCAGGAAATTCTGACCTCAACTTTTAGATCTCTTGCATCTTTCCAGCCATTTATTGTtgttcttcacaataatctaaATCAATTTCGCACCATGCAATttttagattttatattttattagaaGGTGAATGTGTTGCATGCCAACTGTAATGTGCGGTTCATGCCACATCTAGTTTGGGTTCACAGCCTCCTGAGAGCTAATACCATGGATGATATGGATTCTTCACAGCCTTCATGTGTGGAGCACTTAAGATGTCCCTTCCGTAGATAGTATGGCTTAGTAGCTGACATTAACACATTAACTCCAATAATTAGTATTGCATTGTCAGCTGTTCTTACTAATTATTGTTATTATCACCATCATCATTACTTCTATCATTTTCAGCAAGTTATTGACAGAAATTCTATCACCAAAAAACAGATAAAATGCACCCAAGGAAATGCACAGTTTTTCCATTCCACCCATGGGatccaaaggagaaaagaagaccAGGAATTGTATTGTGGATTCCACGCACGATGCAAGAGCTCATCCGGATGGCAGCGGAGCAACTAAAAAACTCAGGCGTCTCCTGCATTGTATCTGAAGATGGTGGGAGAATCCTAGATGTGGACATGATTTACGATGGTCAGAAGCTGTATTTAAGTGGTGAAAATGACCAAACATAAATGTTTTGCTCCCTgtcattttgatatttttgcaGCCTGTCCTCTGTTGTATCTTACCTCCCAAATTTGTTCTTGTAAATAATTCGGTAAGAgtcctaaaaaaaaatcatgtcccAGAATTTACTTAGCAGTCCAAATCTCGTACTGCTACCTTATCTTTTCTCGTGACAAGAATTGACAGTAAAGGGTAATCATCTTGAGTGGGGAAGAACAGTCAAAGAGTTAGCACATTACACAGCATGTAACTATATGTAGGGAGTGTATATATGATACCTCTATAGGTGTGATTAGAACTTGAAGAACCAGAACCTCAATAGGGTAGAGCTTGACACCATTTAAATTCCCATTCCCCCTCTCCTCCCAAGTCcaaaaaaagttatttaaggGATataaaaaggttttaaaaataatttgaaaatgacttaTCGTTGTTATGAAAAACTAGCTATTATGGTGATACATATTTTTCAAGTATACATATAACACGACATTACATACCCTCATTGAAAAAACTTGTGTTTTCTTGAGAAGcaaaaatttaagatacaaattatttgacagaTCTCAAATAAGAAAATCACAGAattaaccaaaaataaaaaaatcccatgtATGTAACTACTAATATCTGGATCCACCATATTTTTCCCTAGTCTAAAAAGAAGGCTTCATTACAATATCTTCATACATAGTCAAAATGACAAGCAAATAAGAATTCCATATTTTATTAGTGAAATTTCATGACCCTAAATGTCTGCCTTGGCATGCGTCCCTCCTACAGCCCAAGCccaagacctcctggtgagctgGATTGAGTGCACCGCAGtttcaccaactgcactaggcaGATATTTATTATTAGAATTATTAATAAGCATCAAGAAGTTAAATTCCTTTTGTGGTATCAActccatgaatttttttttttaattatgaaatGATATGCCCTTAATGAGGATATTACAGATCTCCAGAGCTATTAAATGGGTAAGACGGGCAAAATTGATATTAAACTTGTTAATCTTTgaggagaggaggaaaaaaaaaaacatatttaccTCTTGGCTCTCATAGGAAGAGATTTGAAGGGTTTGTGCTTTGTAGCATAGGAGCCCCGAAGGTACAAAGTAGGAAGTTGAAAGAACAGCTTGTGATATGCGGGATCCTCTGTTTTGCTCGGGAGACTTGAGAGTTAGAATATGGCCTTGTGGGCGAGGGAGAAGAGAAGCCACTGTTTGGAATTTCGATGTGACTGATCGAAGGAAGAAAGAGTGAGTAGGTACCACCAGAGGAAGGGAGGGGAGCTTGCTGCTCTGTTTTGTAACAGATGATACGATCCGTCTCTCGGCTGTTATCTTCTCCTGCCTTCAAAGAGAAATTTTATGAGTATAAACCCATTGAACCAAACCTCCTTTCCTTGCTAGATCATTGTTCCAACTTCAAGCACATTAATCAAACACATGGGTTCATGGTTACTAGAGGTCTCGACCAGGACAATCTTCTCCTTAGCAAATTTATCGACACATGCTCGATTTTGGGATTTATGGATTATGGGTATTCGGTGTTCAGTCTCAAAACCCAACCAGATATTTATCTCTACAACACTATTATCAAGGCTCTCTCTAAAACAGATTATGCAGAAGAGGCTATTCTTTTGTATAATAGGATCCAAATTATGGGTTTTCGACCGGATACCTACTCTTTTCCTTCTGCATTGAAGGCTGTTGTTCATTTGTCTGCGTTTGGAGTGGGTAAACAAATTCATGGCCACGCAATCCGAACTGGGTTGGACTCTGATGTTCATGTCGCCACCGCTCTGATTCAGATGTATTCGGCTTGCGGGGTAATTTTGGATGCCCGAAGTTTATTTGATGGGATGAATTTCAGGGATGTAGCTTCGTGGAATGCAATGGTCGCTGGCTGTGCGAAGGTTGGAGATGCTGACAGTGCCTGCAAGCTGTTTGAGAAGATGCCTGAGAGAAATGTGATCTCATGGACTGCCGTAATTGCAGGTTATGCTCAGGTTAACCGGCCAAGTGAGGCAATAGAAATCTTTCGGAGAATGCAGCTTGAGGATGTAGAACCAGATGAAATTGCAATGCTAGCTGCCCTTTCGGCTTGTGCCCATCTGGGTGCTCTTGAGTTAGGAGAATGGATTCATAACTACATAGATAAGCTTGGTTTACATAGGATTGTTCCCCTTAACAATGCCCTCATAGACATGTATGCTAAGTCAGGAAGTATAGGGAAGGCAATAGAagtttttgaaaatatgaagcATAGGAGTGTTATAACTTGGACGACAATGGTTGCCAGCCTAGCTTTACATGGGCTTGGCAGAGAAGCCCTCCAAATGTTCTCTCGCATGGAGAAAGCAAGGATAAAGCCAAATGAAGTTACTTTTATTGCCATCCTTTCAGCTTGTAGTCATGTTGGATTGGTTGATGTAGGTCTATGGTATTTCAACAGCATGAGGTCACATTATCAGATAACTCCAAAGATTGAGCATTATGGCTGTATGGTTGATCTTCTTGGGCGTGCTGGTTATCTCCAAGAGGCGAAGGAACTGGTCAGAGAGATGCCATTTGAAGCAAATGGAGCTATTTGGGGATCTCTTCTTGCAGCCTCTAGGATCCATGGGGATCTTGAGCTTGGAGAGAGTGCTTTGAGGCATCTCATCAAGTTGGAGCCCAATAACAGTGGGAACTACACACTTTTATCTAATATATATGCTGCCCTTGGGAGGTGGAATGAAGTTGGGATGGTAAGGAAGGAGATGCGAGATAAGGGTGTGAAGAAGATACCAGGAGGAAGTTCCATTGAGATGAATAACAGAGTTTATGACTTTGTTGCGGGGGACAAATCTCATCCTCAGTCTGCAGGAATATATGAAGTTCTCTATCAGATGAACTGGCAATTAAAGATGGCAGGATACGTCCCAAAGGAATGTGTAGGGCCTTTTGAATATGTTGAGTAGAGAGAATTGGGAAATGATTAATCTTCTGTCTTAACTTTAGTTTGAAGAGGATAATATCATGTGAGATGTGACTAGCTTTTACAGCCTCTGCAGAGAATGCTACATGTTATACTACCCTGAGCTCCACACAAGTCCAACTTTATTAAGGAAATGATAATGTTCGACTGGATTAGTAGCTATTCATGCCAAATGGATTCAGGAACCAGCTAACCAATCAGGGTTTGTGGATGCTGTTTACCTGCCATAACTTATGAAAACCAGGCCCCATCTGATTGCTGGATTTATATCAAATACTATGAGATGTCTGGGAATTGGTGGGGGCTAGAGAATTGATGATCAACAATCAATTGTTTCTGATTACCTGGGAGTGGGGAAATTTGGTGGATGTTTTACAAGAAACTTATTTTGTTAATGGATTTTTATCCACCTTACTTGGGATTTCATCCTGCTAATCGCTGATCTTGGCTTCACATGGCGCTAATGGTTCCCCTCGCCTCTGCCCACTCAAAAAGAGAATCCCTtccatcaccaaaaaaaaataaaattcagagCCACAATTACAGCCAAGGGATTTGGAGCATTTGAAGTGAGAAATGGATGGTAGGATTTTGAAGGGACTATGACATTAAGAGCAACATGGGCTCTTATCTATGAACAGCTTTAAACTTACTTTAATGAGAGTTTTTGGCTGGAAATACTGGGCCAGCAGGAGTAGAATTGAAAGGGATCACAAAGTTGATACACTTTAAGCAGAGATATGGGTGCTGATCCAGGGATTGGAGAAATTGGTTTACAGTATTGCAGCACAAATTATAATTAGGAGGAGACACTGCCATAGGATcagatggatcatggatggaTTTAAAAGAGTTTGGAATGTGGAGATGTCAGCACCTCAATAATAGAGTTGATTCCTTCCAACCAGATTGAACTCCTAGTTCCAGTGCATCCAGAGTAGCAAATGGTTGGGCCATGAACTAACAAGAGATTTTGCTTTGAGGGATGACTGATACATTTGGAAGTATCATTTACTACTGGATTAAAGTTCTCAACTAGTGAAATTTGTACTGTTACATTGCTGTTCATATTGTCACTGATAGACTTGGATGTTCTACCATTGTGCTAGGCCTTATGGTGGTCTGTTTTGAATGAAGATTATTCTTGCTCATTAAAAAAGAATCCGAAGATGTTTAAAAGCCTTCACCTTGACATGCACACTTTTTCTTGCATCCTATTCTTTCATTTCAACCATGTTTAGGGAGAACTGACAGTGCAAAGAATTGCATCACAAAAATGCACTATAGCCCTTGTGGTTGTGATCTATCTATTTTAGCAGTACACAACTTACTGTCAAGACAtttatcaaaaggaaaaaaattgacaaGATTTAATGATGAATATTATTAGTCATTGCTATGCAGTGGTATGTTAAACAAATTGGTCTACTATCAGGAATGGAACTTGCTGAGTGAGAGGCTTAAGTGAGGAAGTGAAGGCGGGCCAGACCGAAACATGTCTGTAAATAGAACATTAAGGTTTGGGCTGCCTGGATAAATGCCCGGATTTGAGTCTTGAGGGTGGCTACTTTGTGGAAAATACCAAGGTCAAGATTGACTCCAAACTCACCTCTCTACATAAGCCAGACCAGCACTGGGTAATGGACCTTTGAACTACCTACCTCCTCATGATTGCTTATCTTTCCTTGAACTTCTTGTAGATATGTGTAAGGGAAGCAGGTTTTGCATTATTGAAATATGTTGGTCACAAGTTGGAAAGTTGGAAACGCCTTTTGGCcctcctagaccctgcagtagtgagagcctcatgcactgagtTGGTCTTTTAATGTCACCTAAGAATGTCAGATTTAGATTCATTAATCTATAAGACCTGATATCACACTTTAACATCATTAAAATCCACAAAACAGCCCAGCCAACTGAGCCAATTGGTGCACCCATACGAGATAGTATCAATTCGAGGTTCACTTTCATAATCAGAAGTATTTGGAGTTCATACCCTTTACTTGTTTCCAGTAgtagagtctctctctctctctctctctcacacacacacacacacacatttgtTCTGTTCATAGATTCCATGGTGAACATGCCATGCCAGACTTCCATTAATCGCACTCTTCCCAaaaattctcttctttttcttccgtTTTTTTTCACCATACACGGCTCAATATTCTTATATTCCCAACTTCAAAGGCGCAGTCAAACTGTTGTTCTATCCAATGTGTTATTTTCAGGGAAAAAACTTTTTCCAATGGCAGTGAAATTGAAGAGAGTCCAACAAAATTTCACTGGAATGGATCCCACAGCTTATCTAATTTCCATCAATCAAACATGATACGGTTTAAAGCGTAAATTAGCGACGCATATGAACTGGATGGGTCAGAATTGATTCCATGGCCGAcaacttttctcttctttcgtTGGTATCTATTCGAAAATTTAATGGATGAGAATCTGAGATAtggaagaaatcaaagaaaactcGTGTCAATGATTTGAACTTTCCAATCTCCTTTCGACATTCTTACATTACATATCAAAATGCCCAGTGTAAGAGTGATCCAATATCTTGTGTTAAGCTTCAAAGAAGTTAAAGAGTAATCAAGCCAGCGAAGATGATGAACAGAGGAAATGAGAGAGCTTCGAGGGAGGAGGAGCAGGAGGAGGAGTTCGAGTTGGAGGAGCCGAGGGATGGAAGCGGATTATCCCGAGGAAACCGATTCGCTTCACTCTGGGTTGAGTTCAGTCTCAGTAGCCAACTCAgtcgggaaaatgccatttttaatGGAATCAGAGGCTTCATGATCCATCCTGATGCCAGGTTTGACTCCGACGATGCATCCATATAGTATAGGGTATGGACGATTGGAGGATGAAATTTGCATCCTCTCCAATGAAATGATGATAACTGTCGTTGAAAACAAAGGACAACACTTCAGCCATCTGATTGGCGTATGAGAATCGAGTATTCCTATCAAATGGTTAAAGTGTTGACCGTGTTCATACATAACTCTGTATGAAACTATGCATCACAGACAAAAGCTGCAAAGccacaagaagaagaataaaatctCCGTCCTCCCATTAGTCATGGGAGCACAAACTTGATGAAAATTTGGCTGCTTATTTGGGTTCTGGCCAAGTAGTTTCAATCTTTGCTCGCAattaaagaaatagaataattcactttccctttcattttatttgcaATTACAACATAACCTAATTTGGCCTCAAAGTCTCATGTTTTTAAATATAAGTGTTTCTTGACACATAAtccttagctttttttttttttttctaaaacaaTTACCAATAGTTATAATTACTAGTTGGGCAAGAGAACCTTATTTGCTTTCGTGACCATTATGCCAACGTGCAAGTTAATATCAAATACCACGCAAAGGCATCTCAAAAGGGTAATTGGGAAAAAGATCCTAAACAAGGTAGCATGATCCCTATATTAATATAGGATGGGGATGATATCACCCTACTTctcattaaaaatgaaaatcctaCCCCTATTGACGTTTCTATTAATACTTCCTTTGATCGCCATGCTGATGCAGGGCCAAATACATATCTTAAACTGGCCTAGCTGTTCTGATTCTTATTGATCTTTCGAATTAGATCCATTGGGAAATCCATCCCATAATTGTCGTCTCCCATTTAATAATTGATcccaaaatcaaataaaaaaaaccatcaCATTTTAACATCTACCCTCATTTCATTTGTTTTGGAAAGTCTAGTTATTTATTTGGgactaaaaaaatagaaaatataatgCAGGTGGTATCAAGCATGGACACATTTCATATTGATATGGGCCATCTATTCATCCTTCTTCACCCCATTTGAGTTCGGATTCTTCAGGGGTTTGCCGGATTACTTGTTCTTACTTGACATTTTTGGACAAACGGCATTTCT from Macadamia integrifolia cultivar HAES 741 chromosome 11, SCU_Mint_v3, whole genome shotgun sequence encodes the following:
- the LOC122092612 gene encoding pentatricopeptide repeat-containing protein At5g56310 gives rise to the protein MIRSVSRLLSSPAFKEKFYEYKPIEPNLLSLLDHCSNFKHINQTHGFMVTRGLDQDNLLLSKFIDTCSILGFMDYGYSVFSLKTQPDIYLYNTIIKALSKTDYAEEAILLYNRIQIMGFRPDTYSFPSALKAVVHLSAFGVGKQIHGHAIRTGLDSDVHVATALIQMYSACGVILDARSLFDGMNFRDVASWNAMVAGCAKVGDADSACKLFEKMPERNVISWTAVIAGYAQVNRPSEAIEIFRRMQLEDVEPDEIAMLAALSACAHLGALELGEWIHNYIDKLGLHRIVPLNNALIDMYAKSGSIGKAIEVFENMKHRSVITWTTMVASLALHGLGREALQMFSRMEKARIKPNEVTFIAILSACSHVGLVDVGLWYFNSMRSHYQITPKIEHYGCMVDLLGRAGYLQEAKELVREMPFEANGAIWGSLLAASRIHGDLELGESALRHLIKLEPNNSGNYTLLSNIYAALGRWNEVGMVRKEMRDKGVKKIPGGSSIEMNNRVYDFVAGDKSHPQSAGIYEVLYQMNWQLKMAGYVPKECVGPFEYVE